In Helianthus annuus cultivar XRQ/B chromosome 8, HanXRQr2.0-SUNRISE, whole genome shotgun sequence, a single genomic region encodes these proteins:
- the LOC110870280 gene encoding uncharacterized protein LOC110870280, translating to MDLVNQVCKPYMDKFVIVFIHGILVYPETKEGHEQHLRVILKLLKKEQLYAKLSQCEFCIHVVQFLGHVENEKNYMTHDLELGAMIFALEFWRHYSASVVADALSCKERAKPLRMRALEMTIQTNLATWIREAEQEALKPENLRAEALRGLEAQSLPSENGTLYFLELIWVPFFGNLRALISNKTHKSRYSIHPGSDRMYQDFYWQSKMKANIATYVGNCLTYAKVKAEYKKPSELLQQPEIPLWKWEQIPMDIITKLPRT from the exons ATGGATCTCGTGAATCAGGTTTGTAAGCCGTACATGGATAAGTTTGTAATTGTGTTTATCCATGGCATCCTTGTATACCCGGAGACCAAGGAAGGACATGAGCAACATCTGCGAGTTATCTTAAAACTtttgaagaaagaacagttgtacgctaagCTGTCGCAGTGCGAATTTTGTATTCACGTggtgcaattcttaggtcacGTGGAGAATGAGAAGAACTATATGACGCATGACCTTGAGTTAGGAGCTATGATATTCGCGTTGGAGTTTTGGCGTCATTACTC GGCGAGcgttgtagcagacgccttgagctGCAAGGAACGCGCAAAACCACTAAGGATGCGAGCCTTAGAAATGACCATACAAACAAATCTCGCTACCTGGATTCGTGAAGCTGAGCAAGAGGCGCTCAAACCGGAGAACCTACGAGCTGAAGCATTACGTGGATTGGAAGCGCAATCGTTGCCTAGTGAAAATGGAACATTATACTTCCTGGAGCTAATTTGGGTTCCATTCTTCGGCAATCTACGGGCACTTATTTCGAATAAAACTCATAAGTCAAGGTACTCCATCCATCCTGGATCCGATAGGATGTACCAAGACTTTTATTGGCAGTCCAAGATGAAAGCCAATATTGCTACATATGTAGGTAACTGTCTTACTTatgccaaagttaaggcggagtACAAGAAACCATCAGAGttgctgcaacaacctgagattcccttgtggaagtgggaacagatacCAATGGATatcattaccaagttaccaagAACCTAA
- the LOC110873283 gene encoding dehydrodolichyl diphosphate synthase 2, which produces MCVIMNQMDMINSEKTCVTSADLNGKDNIPDESLPGGLKKKLLPKHIAMIVDGNRRWAVQKGLSAMFGHNAGRMILMPLLRLCSKLEIKVVSFFVFSTENWRRPTEEINFLMKVVEDLLRVDGEELHSHGCRVSVMGDKSKLSETLQKLSTEIEEKSRTNSGTHIIFAINYSGKHDIIKACKNLATQVKDGVILPNQINENIFAQQLYTNYIDFPCPDLVIRTSGEIRISNFMLWQMAYSKLYFTKKYFPDFGENDLIEALRAFQRTQ; this is translated from the exons ATGTGTGTTATCATGAACCAAATGGATATGATCAATTCCGAGAAAACATGTGTGACGAGTGCAGATTTGAACGGCAAAGATAACATACCAGATGAAAGTTTACCTGGAGGTCTCAAGAAAAAGCTATTGCCAAAACACATCGCCATGATAGTTGACGGTAATCGTAGGTGGGCAGTGCAAAAAGGTTTGTCTGCTATGTTTGGTCACAATGCTGGCAGAATGATACTAATGCCTCTTCTCCGGCTATGTTCGAAACTAGAGATCAAAGTCGTAtcattttttgtattttctaCTGAAAATTGGCGTCGGCCAACT GAGGAAATTAATTTTCTCATGAAGGTGGTGGAAGATTTATTAAGGGTAGATGGGGAAGAACTTCATAG TCATGGTTGTCGAGTAAGCGTGATGGGGGACAAATCAAAGCTTTCGGAGACGCTACAAAAACTATCAACAGAAATCGAGGAGAAATCACGAACGAATTCAGGAACACATATCATTTTTGCAATCAACTACAGTGGTAAACATGACATAATTAAAGCTTGCAAGAACCTTGCTACCCAAGTCAAAGATGGTGTTATTCTACCAAACCAAATTAATGAAAACATTTTCGCACAACAACTCTATACCAACTATATTGATTTTCCTTGCCCGGATCTGGTCATACGTACAAGTGGCGAAATTAGGATCAGTAATTTTATGTTGTGGCAGATGGCATACAGCAAGCTTTATTTCACGAAGAAATATTTTCCTGATTTTGGAGAAAATGATCTCATTGAGGCTTTACGTGCATTTCAAAGGACACAATGA